TTCCGAAGACCTCCGCCACTTCCAATGGGGATTGCAGATGGGTGGTTCATGGCGCGCCTATAAACACCTTACCGTACACGCCGATCTGACTTGGGGACTGAACGACATCTTCCAGAAAGATTTCAAGACCATCACGTTCGCCATGTATCCCATTTATCTGAATATCGGATTCGGATATCTGTTCTAACTGTTTTGAACAGCGCAAGAAACATAAGGGCAAAAAAAAGGAGTACCGCCGTACTCCAACCTTTTGTTAACCTTAAATCTAATACTATGAAAAACACAGTGCAAAGGTAGTGACTTTTGATGAAATAGCAAACAATACGAAGAAAATTATTCGCGCCGTAGCATTGTTTAACAAAATAGCTTCACAGAAGCTTTTCTATTAACATTCGTTTTACTTATCTTTGCATCCACATAAGAAACCATTAAATAATCAGACAAGTATGGCTTTTGACGCAACGAAGAAAGAATGGAGCGAACTGTATGCGTTTTTCCGTCTGCTGGCAGACGGATATGTATATGCCGGCACACCGGATGTGAAACAGAACGAAACATGTTGCTTGCCTGTGGCACGAGTGCAACGGGAAGAACATGACGGTACACGCAATTACATCGTAGGCAAGAACGACGTGCGGATTTGGGGTGAAACGATAGACAAGCGCATTCCACGGGAAGATTTCGGCACGGTAGCCGACTTGATTTTGCAGGCTTTGCGCGAAACCGAAGGAGAGAATGTAACTTCGCCCGACGGTGTGGAAGGCTTTTTAGACGAAGCAGCCATTTACGACTTAGAAGCGAAGACAGATGACCGTACAGACTTGAAAGTGGCATTCTATAGCGAGGAAGCTCCGCTAACCGGACTTTGCGTCCGTTCGCGTATCGGGACGCTTTATCCTTTGCTCGACGGAGGGCGCACGGCAAACTTCAAGTTCGAGCAGACAGGAATAAAGTTTGCTTCGCCTACGATAAATAAAATCAATGCGTTCGGCGAAGAAGACGATGTGCTGGGACGCATGCAGATGATTGAACGGTTGGGCGGCATATTGAAATACAACGATGTGGCAGACAAAATATTCCGAAGCAACCTTTCGATGCTCGACCTTCACATGGGACGCATGTTAGGCGAAATGACCCGCCTGATGTGGCTGAACGGCATCACAAAGGTATCTGAGCTTACGGAGGCGGTAAAACAACTGAATCCGCTGAAAATCAAGGATGAGCTAATTACCAAACACGGCTATTATGAGTACAAGGTAAAAGAATTCCTGCTTGCCATTGCTACAGGCATGCGTCCGGCAAAAGTCTATACCGGCATCGAATCAGCTATCGACGGATGCCTGTTTGTGACAGGAGACGGAGGAGTATTATGCTACCAGCGCGCTTTCAGGCAAGTGTTTGCCGATTTCCTGTTCCAAAATACCCGATTGGAAAAAGGTCCGGTTCAGAAAGACAAATACGGCTATCTGGAACGCGAAAACGGCGCGTATTATTTTAAATTGAACTTAAAAGTGGGACTGATGAAACGATAAGACAATAAACAATGTGCTAATAAACAATGTGGCAATGTGACAATAAACAATGCGACAATGTGACAATAAACAATGTGACAATAAACAATGTGACAATAAACAATGTGGCAATGTTCGCATTATCCATCATCACATTAACACATTAGCACATTGACACATTAGCACATTGTTTATTAGCACATTAAAAAAAACACGACTATGGAACAAGAAGGGAAAATAATTATCTATCAAGTGTTTACCCGTTTGTTCGGGAATAAAGGGCTACGCAACAAGCGTAACGGGACCTTGGAAGAAAACGGGTGCGGCAAGATGAATGAATTTACCGATAAGGCGTTGCACGAGATAAAAAAACTGGGAGCCACCCACATCTGGTACACCGGCGTCATCGCCCATGCTTCGCAAACCGATTATTCGGCATACGGCATTCCGCGCAATCACCCCTCCATTGTAAAAGGAAAAGCAGGCTCGCCTTATGCTATCCGGGATTATTACGACATTGACCCCGACCTGGCTGTGCTTGTAGAACACCGCATGGAAGAATTCGAAGCATTGGTAGAGCGTTCGCACAAGAACGGGCTGAACGTAATCATCGATTTTGTACCCAACCATGTGGCACGCCAATACCATTCAATAGCCAAACCCGAAGGCGTGAAAAACTTGGGCGAAGACGATGACACCTCAAAAGCATTTGCTCCGGACAACAACTTTTATTACATTCCCGGCACACACTTGGGCGGAGAGATTGACCTGCACGACGAAGAACAAGGATGGTACGAAGAAATGCCGGCTAAAGCGACAGGGAACAACCGCTTCGATGCATATCCGAACAAGACTGACTGGTATGAAACGGTCAAACTGAATTACGGTACAGACTATATCGGGAATACCGGGAATCATTTTGACCCCATTCCCGATACATGGAAAAAAATGCGCGACATCCTGCTGTTCTGGGCAGGAAAAGAAATCGACGGCTTCCGCTGCGACATGGCAGAAATGGTTCCGTGCGAGTTTTGGGGCTGGGTGATTCCGCAGGTAAAGGCACATTACCCCAAACTGATATTCATCGCCGAAGTGTATAACCCGAATGAATACCGGAATTACCTGCACAACGGACATTTCGATTATCTGTACGATAAAGTCGGACTGTATGACACCCTGCGTGCGCTGGTATGCGGATATGCTTCGGCTACAGCCATTACCGGATGCTGGCAAAGCGTGAACGACATCCAGCCGCACATGCTGAATTTTCTGGAAAACCACGACGAACAGCGCATTGCGTCCGATTTCTTTGCCGGAGACGCACGCAAGGCACTCCCGGCACTGTTAGTCTCGGCATGTATGAACACCAATCCGATGATGATTTATTTCGGACAGGAATTGGGAGAGGAAGGCATGGAGGAAGAAGGATTCAGCGGACGGGACGGACGCACCACGATATTCGATTACTGGAGCGTCCCCAGCATCCGGCGTTGGAGCAATCACGGACGCTACAACCTGCATCTGCTGAATAACAAGGAAAAAGAAATCCGCCACTATTACCAACACGTCTTGAACCTCTGCCATACGGAAAAGGCGATAGCAAAAGGAGAGTTCTTCGACCTGATGTACGTAAACTGCGGAGGCTGGCTGATGAACGAGCACCGCCAATACGCTTTCTTGCGGAAATACGAAAACGAAGCGTTACTGGTCATTGCCAATTTCGAATCGATACCGGTACATATCGGTGTAAATATCCCGCAACACGCATTCGATTTCCTGCAAATGCCCACATTAGAAAAGTACACGGCTACCGATTTGCTGTCAGGAAAAGAAGAAGTCATTTCGTGGATGCCCGACAAATCCATTACATTAGACCTGCCGGCATTGAGCGGAAAAATGCTGAAACTGTACTTTTAAATTATATATCCATTCACCACAGAGAAACACAGAGTATCAAAGGAGAATTAAAGATTCTGTGTACCTCTGTGGTGAAATATTAATTCATTTTGTATACATATTCAAGAATACACAACCAAAAAAGGATGCCGCACACACGATGTGCAACATCCTCTTTGTAAGCATTGCAGCGGTTGCAGGAACCGGAATGCTTGTGTGACTTTTATTTAATCTAACTTTAACTTACTTTTCGATACGGAACCAATCGACATCTGCCCATCCTCCGTCATTGGTGACGATAGCAGGACGGGTGCAGAAAGTACCCACCTTGGCACCTATCCATTTGCCTTCTTTCACTTGGAAAGGCTTGCCTAACTTCTGGAATTTCTTTCCATTCGTGCTATAACTCATCTGGCACATCACGACAAGGTCGTGTCCGCCTTCGCTCTTTCCAATCTTCTCGCCGGTAGAGGTGATTTCGGCACGCAGGTAGATTTCGTTTTCTTTCAGAGGCACACTGGCATTGACGGTTTCTGTTCCTCCACGGTCTGCCTTCTTGCATTCCACTTGTGAGAGCACCAGTCCGCTTTCCGTGCTCTCAAGAATGATTCCGGCATAGTCCATACCCATCACCACCAGTCCGGTGCGTTCGCCCTTGTATTTAGCGATAGGAGCGAACTTCAGTTTCATGGTTGCCTTGAAACTCGGTGCAGGGAACTTCTGGAGCAGCATATTGGGCACATCCCACAAGCTCTTGTAGTTTTCTGTTACTGGATAAGAATAGAGGCGCAGGCACCCGTGTTCCTCATCGCAGAAATGCCACTTATCGTTGATATTTGCGTTCCATTGCCATTGCAAGCCAAGAATATTGGTGTTGAATTCATCACTTTCCTGCGGAGTGCAAATCGGATACGTTTTGCCCACATCCGGTTTTTTCCAAGTCAATACAGGGTCACCACATCCGTCTCCGTCTTTATCTTCACCGATAACGGGCCAATCGTTCACCCATTTCATAGGCTGGAGGTGTACAAGGCGTCCTGCCGCACCTACATCCTGAAAATGCATGAACCAGTCTTCGCCTGTAGGTGTGTCTACCCATCCGCCTTGGTGAGGACCGTTGACAGGGCTGTCGCCTTGCGCCATCACGGTACGCCATTCGTAAGGGCCATATACGTTTTTCGAGCGTGCTACTACCTGCCAGCCCGTCGGTACTCCACCGGCAGGGAAAAACATGTAATAATATCCATTGCGTTTGTAGAACTTGGGACCTTCGCAGGTTTCGTGCGCTTCGTGTCCGTCGAATACGATTCGTGAGGGTCCGATGGTACGGGTGGCATCGGCGCTCAATTCGCATACAGCAATGACGCTTTTCAGTCCGGCACGGCTTCCGGCGTAAGCATGAGCCAGGTATACACGTCCATCCTCGTCCCAAAGCGGAGTGGTGTCAATAATTCCCTTGGCTGCTTTCACCAATACCGGTTCGCACCACGGTCCTTTCACATCCTTGGCTTTCACCATAAAGATACCCTGGTCGGGGTCTCCCCAAAAGATATAAAACTCTCCGTTATGATGACGGATGCAGGGAGCCCATACACGGTTTCCGTGCTGAGGGGCAGTATCGGTTACAGGAGGCAAGGCATGAGGCACTGCAACACCTGCGAAACTCCAGTTCACCAAGTCTTTGGAATGAAGCACCTGAAGTCCGGGCAAACATCCGAAGCTGGATGAAGTGAGGTAATAATCTTCGCCCACACGGATGACATCGGGGTCGGAATAGTCGGCGTAGAGAACCGGATTTTTATACGTTCCGTCACCTTGGTCGGCTACCCATACTTCCGATACATAATTATCTTGAGCGTGTAGCGCAGGAAGCATACAGCCTCCCAGCAGCATGGAGAGTAGAAGTTGTTTCATCTTGTACATTTACAATTTACGGTTTACAATTTAAATTTTCACTTTTTGCCTATTACGATTGAGATATGCGGTTTACCTGCCCTGCCGGGCAAATTTTATGATTCTTTATACTTTAGGTCAAATGCCGGAGTATGGGCAGCACACCGCAACCTTACTTACTCGATGACTTGTATCTTAACAGGCTGTTCCAAATACTTCTTCCATTCTTGCACGTAAGCAAACCATTTTTCTTTGGTCGGATATCCAAACGTTTCCTTGCACGATGTAAATGACGTGTAATAACGGAATGAACTTTCGCCGGGAGCGCTCACGGTATAAAGGAAGTTCTCCTTGTCGGCGGTTTCTTTTACGACCAGTTTCTTAGGGATATACGTAGCAAGACCTACCGTTTCCTTTTTATACTTCACCGTATCGTTTACGGGCCAATCGGTTCCCCAGCTTGCTACGAGTCCTTCATGGTCGGAATACATTGCGGCATGTCCGGTTATGTTTTGCACACCGGTAGCAAACACTTCATCGGTCAGCGGAGCATCAAAAATCACATCCACCTGTGCATCACGGTGTCCGGCATAGAGGGTGTAACGGTTTATCATATTCAGTTCTTTACCCTGATATTGCCAGCCTTTCACTTCGGCATCTACTACGGTACGTACCGGACCGTCGGCAAGAATCCGCTGGCCACGGATGTCAACGGGCTGAATCATGGTAGTCTGCGTGCCGTCCCATCCACGGAGCGTTCCGGCTCCGCAACTATTGTTCACCTTGATGACGTCATCCCCGAATCCCCGCTTCAATTGCTCATCGGTAGGATAAAACTGGCTTTCCTCGATTTCCAGTCCCTTGCGGAATTTGCCATAAAGGTCTGTGGTCTGCTTTTCGTTGAAATAAATGCGGTATGCTACCAGCTCGCTTTCGAAAGCGATGCCATGATGTTGCTGAATGGTATACGTATAAGCGTTTCCATCGGCATAAATGGCATACCCTTTGGCATATTGGTTTTTCTTGGAAGTACGGAACAACATTTCGGCAAAAACACGTGCGGGATATACCTTATCGCTTTTTTTCGGAGAAAGGGTGACGGTCAGTGTCTTTTTGCTTTGTGCAGGCACATTGACGACGAATGCCAGTTCATCGGCACGGGTGTCCCCATTCATATCGTCCAACTGGGAAGGTATTTCAGAAGTTCCGTCGGATACAACGGCAGATTTTACCGTAAAGTCTGTTTTTAATGTATGAAGGTCTATTACGACAGGCTCATCGGCCTTTTCAGTCTGCCAAGGATTTTCCACAATCACTTGAAATGTTTTCTCTGAGCTTTGTGCGGAAGCAGAGATACTTCCAGCCAGCCATGCTAAGCCAATAATAGCGAATGTTTTCATAAGTGTCAATTTATTTAGGCAACTAGGTACCCGTTGGCTAGCAACTAAGTGCGGAGAGGCTTTTTAATACGTGCATGCCAACCGGTACCTAATGATAATGCGGTCAGAATTTATAAGACTCGGCCTTATTTCCGATTTTTTCGTACTTCTTATCTCCTACGGTAATGTTGGTTACCCCCATCATCTTCAGGTTATCGCCACCTTTTGTCGTAATAACTTTCACATTCTTCAGGGTCGCGTTTTCGGCACGGTTCAATGTCACGCCGTCCTTTGCATCGGAAATGGTTACATTCTCAAGGAAAATGTTCTTGATAGGCATTTCGGGAAGTCCATTGAACAATACAGCACGTCCTACATTCTTTGCGGTGACATTCTTGATGAAGATATCACGGAATGCCGGAGTCTCCTCGGTTACCGGAGGCACAACTTCCTCTTTCGGAGCACCCGGAGCATCTCCTTCACCCGGCGCATTGCCTCCATAGAACAAGTCGAAGATAAGCGCCTCGTTCGGGATATTAATCATATTGATGTTATTGATGTGGATGTTTTCCACTACCCCGCCACGGCCGCGTGTGCTCTTGAAACGCAATCCGACATCCGTTCCCAAGAAGGTGCAATTATCAACGTAAATATTCTTCACGCCTCCAGACATCTCGCTGCCTACTACAAAACCGCCATGCCCGTGAAGCACTACATTGTCTCGGATAATGATATTCTGGCAAGGTTCCCCCCTGCGGCGTCCGCTTTCGTCCTTACCCGACTTGATGCAAATGCCGTCATCTCCGGCATCAAAGCTGCTATTAAGAACCAAAACCCGATTGCAAGACTCGATATCAAGCGCATCTCCGTTTTGCGAATACCAAGGATTCGATACACTTATATTATATACGGTAAGGTCTTCGCATGACAACGGATGAAGGCACCAGCTGGGCGAGTTCTTGAAAGTCACCCCTTCGAGCAGCACTTTCTTGCATTTAATGAAACTCAACAACACAGGACGGAGCCAGTCACGGATGCTGTTCCAATCTTCTTCGGTCTCGATGCCTTCGGGCACATTGAAATCCTTGCAGGCATTTGCGCCTTTGATAGAGCCCTCGCTCGGATACCAGATGTCTCCTTTTTCATTAAGCACGCCGCCCGAAGCCACCAGCTTGTTCCATTGGCTTGCAGTCATCTTCCCTTTCTTTACCGGACGCCATGTATCACCGTTCCCGTCCATGACTCCTTTACCGGTAATGGCTATGTTTTCAGCCCCGTTCGCAGATACCGGCGATTGGCAACGGCGCGTTTCCAATCCTTCGAAGGAAGTCTTTATAATGGGGTATTGCGTATGGTCAGCCGTAAAAAGCACCAACGCATTTTCTTCCAAATGCAGATTAATGTTGCTTTTCAGCACAATCGGACCTGTAAGCCACAAACCGGCAGGCACTACGACCGTACCTCCCCCTTGCTGAGATACAGCATCAATTGTTTGGGCAAACGCTTCAGTATTCAAGGTTATCCCGTCTGCCACAGCACCGAATTCGGTGATAGAACGAGAATGGTCAGGGAATGTAGGTTGCTGCACCTTAGCCATTTGGAATGGCAGGTTGCTATATACCTCATCCGAGATGACGGGCGAAACAGTTTGAGCATTCGCCGCTCCACTCCAAACAAAAGTAGCGGCTCCTAATGAAAGAAGCCATTGTTTTAACGTGTTGAATTTAATCATGCCTCTATAATTTTAAAGTTTTAGAATTCATTTTCCTTTTTATTATCCCCCACCTGCCGGTGTTCTTCCCAGAAAACCGGCAGGTCCGGATAATAAAGACTTTGTTTAACCTAATTTCTAACCTTAATAAAAAATAATGAAAAACCTCTTTTGTGTTGACAAATATAAGGATTTTTATTCAGACGCATGTGAAGTTTTTGACTGAATAGGTGAAAAAAATGTGCAAAATCGCTGTTTTAAACAGGAATAATTGGTCGGACATGGAATATCTAATCTTTTGGATGTAAAATCGTTCATATTTGAGATTTAATCCCAGAAAAAAGTGCTATTAACAGAAATGTTTGTATCTTTGCGATAAATTTATAGTTTAAGACGTATGAGTTACAATTTATTAAAAGGAAAAAGAGGTATTGTTTTCGGTGCGTTGAACGAGCAGTCCATCGCATGGAAGGTAGCAGAAAAGGCTGTTGCAGAAGGTGCAACCATTACATTGTCTAACACCCCGGTAGCGGTGCGTATGGGTGAAATCTCGGCATTGGCAGAGAAACTGAATTGCGAGATTGTACCGGCAGATGCAACCAGTGTAGAGGATTTGGAAAACGTGTTCAAGCGTTCAATGGAAATATTGGGCGGCAAAATTGACTTTGTATTACACTCTATAGGCATGTCGCCCAACGTACGCAAGAAACGTACATACGATGATTTGGACTACGACATGTTGAACAAGACACTGGACATTTCAGCCGTTTCGTTCCACAAGATGATTCAGAGCGCGAAGAAACTGGATGCCATCAACGAGTACGGTTCGATTGTAGCCTTGAGTTATGTAGCTGCACAACGCACATTCTACGGCTATAACGATATGGCAGACGCAAAGGCATTGCTGGAATCTATCGCACGCAGCTTCGGATACATTTACGGACGCGAGCACAACGTACGCATCAATACGATTTCCCAGTCGCCGACGATGACTACCGCAGGTTCGGGAGTGAAAGGCATGGACAAACTGTTCGACTTTGCCAACCGCATGTCTCCGCTGGGCAACGCTTCGGCAGACGAATGTGCGGACTATTGCATCGTGATGTTCTCTGACCTGACCCGTAAGGTGACCATGCAGAACTTGTATCACGACGGAGGTTTCTCAAGCGTGGGCATGAGCTTGCGTGCAATGGCTACGTACGAAAAAGGACTGGATGAATACAAAGACGAAAACGGAAACATTATCTACGGATAACACATAATGATGAAACGCATTATATTCATATTGGTAAGTGTCATTGCCCTTGCATCCTGCCGTTCAGACATGCAAGGCAATGACGCTTTGCTTGATAGGGGTATAAAAGTGTTCCGTTACGACCGTTTGCAATACGAAGCAACCGCAATGAACAGCATAGCGGCGGTGCAACGCATGAATCTGGATTGCCCTCAGGCGACCCGTATTCTGATAGAAGACGTATTGATGTTGGGCAAAGTGAACGATCCGAACATCAACGAGCGCATGTGCGCCTATTATGCCGACTCCATCCTGTTCCGCCTGATGCAGGATGCCGAAGAAAAGTTCAGCGACATGCGTCCGATAGAAGAAAAACTGACGAAGGGGTTCAAACGGCTGAAGGAAGAAGTGCCTTCTATCCCGATACCTTCGGTCTACTCGCAAATTTCGGCATTAAACCAATCCATCGTTGTAGGAGACAGCCTTTTAGGATTCAGCCTCGACAAGTATATGGGCGAAGACTATCCGCTCTACAAGCGTTATTATTACGCTTACCAGCGCCGCTCGATGAAGCCCGAGCGCATCCTCCCCGACTGTTTTACTTTTTATCTGATGAGCCAATATCCCTTCGGATGGGAAAGAGGGCGCCGCACCCTGTTCGATGTAATCATGCATCAAGGCAAAATCAACTGGGTGGCACGCAAGGCATTGGAAATAAAATCAAATGCCGAAATGCTGGACTACACGGAAGAAGAAACGGAGTGGTGCAAAAAGAACGAAAAGGCTTTATGGAACTGGATGGTGAGCAGGAAGCATCTGGAAAGTACAGATCCGATGATTATCAGGGCTTATACGCATCCCGACCCGAACATTATCTTAAAGGGTGAACGGATTCCTCCCGTTATCGGAATATGGATAGGCATGCAACTTACCGAAAAGTTCATGAAAGAACACCCCGACATGAGCATAAAAGCCTTGCTGGAGTGTGAAGATTTCAGAGAGCTGACACTCGAATAAAGGACGGCTTTACCTAATTAGTTTTTTTAAGTATGGATACAGCATTATATTTATTGCCGGTTACATTGGGTGACACGGCTATCGAACGTGTTCTTCCTTCCTATAACAAAGAAATCATTTTACAAATCAAGCATTTCATCGTAGAAGACGTGCGCTCGGCACGGCGTTTCCTGAAGAAAGTAGACCGGGACATCGATATCGACGGACTGGCTTTTTATCCGCTGAACAAGCACACCGCTCCGGAAGTGGTGTCGGGCTATCTCCGCCCCTTGGAAGAAGGACATCCGATGGGGGTAATTTCAGAAGCCGGATGCCCTGCCGTAGCCGACCCGGGAGCCGATGTCGTGGCTATTGCCCAGCGCAAAAACCTAAAGGTCGTTCCGCTGGTAGGCCCTTCTTCTATCATCCTGTCGGTAATGGGTTCGGGCTTCAATGGACAAAGCTTTGCTTTTCACGGTTATTTACCCATCGACCCTTCCGAGCGCATAAAACGTATAAAAGAGCTGGAACAGCGCATTTACGGCGAATCCCAGACCCAATTGTTCATCGAGACTCCGTACCGGAACAATAAAATGGCAGAGGATATCTTAAAGACCTGCCGCCCGCAAACCAAGCTTTGCATAGCCGCCAACATCACGTGTGAAGGCGAATACATCAAGACAAAGACCATCCGGGAATGGAAGGGGCATTTGCCCGATTTGTCTAAAATCCCCTGCATCTTCTTAATTTATAAATGAGGCTTTTCGCCCGGATGACGGAACGGATAAGCGCATGCGGAAACGCATCCGTATGTATTGCCCTACGCAAGCGGCTACATCGGACATCCCAACCGCTTGCATCAGCCATCGCAGGCGGTTGCGTTTATCAAGTGAACCGGATGTGTTTTTCCGCATGATACGAGGAGCGGACCAGCGGACCGCTCTCTACGGTAGAGAATCCTTTTTCTTCGCCTATCTCTTTATACTTCTGGAATTGCCCGGGAGTGATGTATGCCGCTACGGGATAATGCTTCCGGCTTGGCTGGAGATATTGCCCGATAGTCAGAATCTTGCATCCGCATGCAAGCAGGTCATCCATCGTCTGTTCTACTTCTTCCGGTGTCTCTCCTAAACCGACCATTATGCCCGACTTTGCCGTAATTCCGCTTTCGGCTATCATCCGTATCACTTGCAGGCTCCGTTCGTATGTAGCTACACTCCGCACCAGCGGGGTGATGCGCCTTACGGTTTCCAGATTGTGTGAAATGATATCGGGATACGCATGGATGACAAGCCGGATAAGTTCGGCACGCCCCTGAAAATCCGGAATAAGTGTTTCAAGGGTGGTATCAGGGTTCATTTCCTTAATGCACCGGATGGTCTCTGCCCAATGCGCGGCTCCCAAGTCGGGCAAATCGTCTCTGT
The Phocaeicola salanitronis DSM 18170 genome window above contains:
- a CDS encoding HpaII family restriction endonuclease, with the translated sequence MAFDATKKEWSELYAFFRLLADGYVYAGTPDVKQNETCCLPVARVQREEHDGTRNYIVGKNDVRIWGETIDKRIPREDFGTVADLILQALRETEGENVTSPDGVEGFLDEAAIYDLEAKTDDRTDLKVAFYSEEAPLTGLCVRSRIGTLYPLLDGGRTANFKFEQTGIKFASPTINKINAFGEEDDVLGRMQMIERLGGILKYNDVADKIFRSNLSMLDLHMGRMLGEMTRLMWLNGITKVSELTEAVKQLNPLKIKDELITKHGYYEYKVKEFLLAIATGMRPAKVYTGIESAIDGCLFVTGDGGVLCYQRAFRQVFADFLFQNTRLEKGPVQKDKYGYLERENGAYYFKLNLKVGLMKR
- a CDS encoding alpha-amylase family glycosyl hydrolase, whose amino-acid sequence is MEQEGKIIIYQVFTRLFGNKGLRNKRNGTLEENGCGKMNEFTDKALHEIKKLGATHIWYTGVIAHASQTDYSAYGIPRNHPSIVKGKAGSPYAIRDYYDIDPDLAVLVEHRMEEFEALVERSHKNGLNVIIDFVPNHVARQYHSIAKPEGVKNLGEDDDTSKAFAPDNNFYYIPGTHLGGEIDLHDEEQGWYEEMPAKATGNNRFDAYPNKTDWYETVKLNYGTDYIGNTGNHFDPIPDTWKKMRDILLFWAGKEIDGFRCDMAEMVPCEFWGWVIPQVKAHYPKLIFIAEVYNPNEYRNYLHNGHFDYLYDKVGLYDTLRALVCGYASATAITGCWQSVNDIQPHMLNFLENHDEQRIASDFFAGDARKALPALLVSACMNTNPMMIYFGQELGEEGMEEEGFSGRDGRTTIFDYWSVPSIRRWSNHGRYNLHLLNNKEKEIRHYYQHVLNLCHTEKAIAKGEFFDLMYVNCGGWLMNEHRQYAFLRKYENEALLVIANFESIPVHIGVNIPQHAFDFLQMPTLEKYTATDLLSGKEEVISWMPDKSITLDLPALSGKMLKLYF
- a CDS encoding glycoside hydrolase family 43 protein gives rise to the protein MKQLLLSMLLGGCMLPALHAQDNYVSEVWVADQGDGTYKNPVLYADYSDPDVIRVGEDYYLTSSSFGCLPGLQVLHSKDLVNWSFAGVAVPHALPPVTDTAPQHGNRVWAPCIRHHNGEFYIFWGDPDQGIFMVKAKDVKGPWCEPVLVKAAKGIIDTTPLWDEDGRVYLAHAYAGSRAGLKSVIAVCELSADATRTIGPSRIVFDGHEAHETCEGPKFYKRNGYYYMFFPAGGVPTGWQVVARSKNVYGPYEWRTVMAQGDSPVNGPHQGGWVDTPTGEDWFMHFQDVGAAGRLVHLQPMKWVNDWPVIGEDKDGDGCGDPVLTWKKPDVGKTYPICTPQESDEFNTNILGLQWQWNANINDKWHFCDEEHGCLRLYSYPVTENYKSLWDVPNMLLQKFPAPSFKATMKLKFAPIAKYKGERTGLVVMGMDYAGIILESTESGLVLSQVECKKADRGGTETVNASVPLKENEIYLRAEITSTGEKIGKSEGGHDLVVMCQMSYSTNGKKFQKLGKPFQVKEGKWIGAKVGTFCTRPAIVTNDGGWADVDWFRIEK
- a CDS encoding DUF4861 domain-containing protein: MKTFAIIGLAWLAGSISASAQSSEKTFQVIVENPWQTEKADEPVVIDLHTLKTDFTVKSAVVSDGTSEIPSQLDDMNGDTRADELAFVVNVPAQSKKTLTVTLSPKKSDKVYPARVFAEMLFRTSKKNQYAKGYAIYADGNAYTYTIQQHHGIAFESELVAYRIYFNEKQTTDLYGKFRKGLEIEESQFYPTDEQLKRGFGDDVIKVNNSCGAGTLRGWDGTQTTMIQPVDIRGQRILADGPVRTVVDAEVKGWQYQGKELNMINRYTLYAGHRDAQVDVIFDAPLTDEVFATGVQNITGHAAMYSDHEGLVASWGTDWPVNDTVKYKKETVGLATYIPKKLVVKETADKENFLYTVSAPGESSFRYYTSFTSCKETFGYPTKEKWFAYVQEWKKYLEQPVKIQVIE
- a CDS encoding glycoside hydrolase family 28 protein, with product MIKFNTLKQWLLSLGAATFVWSGAANAQTVSPVISDEVYSNLPFQMAKVQQPTFPDHSRSITEFGAVADGITLNTEAFAQTIDAVSQQGGGTVVVPAGLWLTGPIVLKSNINLHLEENALVLFTADHTQYPIIKTSFEGLETRRCQSPVSANGAENIAITGKGVMDGNGDTWRPVKKGKMTASQWNKLVASGGVLNEKGDIWYPSEGSIKGANACKDFNVPEGIETEEDWNSIRDWLRPVLLSFIKCKKVLLEGVTFKNSPSWCLHPLSCEDLTVYNISVSNPWYSQNGDALDIESCNRVLVLNSSFDAGDDGICIKSGKDESGRRRGEPCQNIIIRDNVVLHGHGGFVVGSEMSGGVKNIYVDNCTFLGTDVGLRFKSTRGRGGVVENIHINNINMINIPNEALIFDLFYGGNAPGEGDAPGAPKEEVVPPVTEETPAFRDIFIKNVTAKNVGRAVLFNGLPEMPIKNIFLENVTISDAKDGVTLNRAENATLKNVKVITTKGGDNLKMMGVTNITVGDKKYEKIGNKAESYKF
- a CDS encoding enoyl-ACP reductase FabI gives rise to the protein MSYNLLKGKRGIVFGALNEQSIAWKVAEKAVAEGATITLSNTPVAVRMGEISALAEKLNCEIVPADATSVEDLENVFKRSMEILGGKIDFVLHSIGMSPNVRKKRTYDDLDYDMLNKTLDISAVSFHKMIQSAKKLDAINEYGSIVALSYVAAQRTFYGYNDMADAKALLESIARSFGYIYGREHNVRINTISQSPTMTTAGSGVKGMDKLFDFANRMSPLGNASADECADYCIVMFSDLTRKVTMQNLYHDGGFSSVGMSLRAMATYEKGLDEYKDENGNIIYG
- a CDS encoding gliding motility protein GldB-related protein; amino-acid sequence: MMKRIIFILVSVIALASCRSDMQGNDALLDRGIKVFRYDRLQYEATAMNSIAAVQRMNLDCPQATRILIEDVLMLGKVNDPNINERMCAYYADSILFRLMQDAEEKFSDMRPIEEKLTKGFKRLKEEVPSIPIPSVYSQISALNQSIVVGDSLLGFSLDKYMGEDYPLYKRYYYAYQRRSMKPERILPDCFTFYLMSQYPFGWERGRRTLFDVIMHQGKINWVARKALEIKSNAEMLDYTEEETEWCKKNEKALWNWMVSRKHLESTDPMIIRAYTHPDPNIILKGERIPPVIGIWIGMQLTEKFMKEHPDMSIKALLECEDFRELTLE
- a CDS encoding SAM-dependent methyltransferase, which gives rise to MDTALYLLPVTLGDTAIERVLPSYNKEIILQIKHFIVEDVRSARRFLKKVDRDIDIDGLAFYPLNKHTAPEVVSGYLRPLEEGHPMGVISEAGCPAVADPGADVVAIAQRKNLKVVPLVGPSSIILSVMGSGFNGQSFAFHGYLPIDPSERIKRIKELEQRIYGESQTQLFIETPYRNNKMAEDILKTCRPQTKLCIAANITCEGEYIKTKTIREWKGHLPDLSKIPCIFLIYK